GCCGTGGCCCCTGAGTTGCGCACACAAAAACGCTCGCCCGCTAAGCCACGAATAAAGGCCTCTCCACGGATAGCACCATACAATAGCACATTGCCCACAATAATATTTTGTTCAGGCACAAACTTCGAATCTTTAGGTGGATAAACAATAATGCGGCCCCCAAACAAACCCTTGCCCATATAATCGTTGGTATCGCCTTCAACCGTAAATTCAACCCCGCTCATTAAAAAAGCCCCAAAACTTTGGCCGGCCGAACCTTTGAATTTAACTTTGATGGTTGCATCGGGTAGCCCTTGCGGCCCATATTTTTTGGCTAAAATTCCACTGAGCATGGCACCCGTGGTACGATGGATGTTACGGATGGGCATTTCCCACTGCACAAATTCACCCTTTTCAATGGCGGGTTGGGCCTTGGCAATAAGTTCATGATCTAAAATTTTGTCGATGCCATGGTCTTGTTTCATCTGACAATGGGTGCCCACCTCACTGGCTGCACGCGGGCGATAGAGCACTGGGCTTAAATCAAGACCTCTTGCCTTCCAATGATTAACCGCTGCGTCAACATCTAACACATCGGTTCTTCCCACCATATCCACCAAGCGGCGAAAACCCAATTGAGCCATCAGTTCTCGAATTTCTTCTGCTACAAAAAAGAAATAATTAATGACGTGCTCAGGGGTCCCGGTAAATTTTTTCCTTAATTCAGGATTTTGTGTGGCAATGCCCACGGGGCAAGTATTGAGATGGCATTTGCGCATCAAAATACAACCGGTAGCCACGAGCGGTGCCGTGGCAAAACCAAACTCTTCGGCCCCTAACAAAGTTGCAATGATCACATCACGGCCGGTTTTTAATTGGCCATCGGTTTGAATGGCGGTTCGGCTACGCAAATTTTGTGCAACTAAAATTTGTTGGGTTTCGGCTAAACCAATTTCCCAGGGAATCCCTGCGTGCTTGATCGAAGAAAGCGGGCTTGCTCCGGTACCACCATCGTAGCCTGAAATTAAAATCATGTCGGCATGAGCCTTGGCCACGCCAGCCGCGACCGTCCCTACTCCTGATTCCGCCACTAATTTTACCGTAATGCGCGCTTGAGGATTGACATTTTTCAAATCAAAAATAAGCTGAGCTAAATCTTCAATCGAGTAAATATCGTGATGCGGGGGTGGCGAAATAAGCCCAACCCCCGGGGTTGAATAGCGAGTTCGTGCAATGACCCGATCAACTTTGTGGCCCGGCAACTGACCCCCTTCGCCAGGCTTTGCACCCTGAGCCATTTTAATTTGCAACTCATCGGCATTCACTAAATAATGGGTGGTTACACCAAAACGCCCGCTGGCCACTTGCTTAATGGCACTACGTCTCGAATCACCATTGGGTAAGGGAATAAATCTTTCGGGTTCTTCCCCACCCTCACCGGTATTGCTTTTGCCGCCGATGCGATTCATCGCAATCGCTAAAGTTTCGTGGGCTTCTTTGCTAATGCTGCCAAAAGACATGGCACCCGTGGCAAAACGTTTGACAATTTCACTAACCGGTTCAACCTCTGCTAAAGGAATTGATTTTTGCGGTTTAAATTTTAACAAACCCCGTAAGGTGCAAAGATGTTGATTTTGCTCATTGATGATCTGTGAAAATGTCTTGAAAGTTTCATAACGATTTTCTCGCACGGCCCGTTGCATGATCGCCACACTCTCAGGATTCCAAGAATGATATTCACCGCGAACCCGAAAATGGTATTGCCCACCCACCGGAAGTTCAGCGACATTCATAGCCACTTGGGGATAGGCCACACGGTGGCGCAAATAAGCCTCTTTGGCCAGCACCTCAAGACCCACGCCTTCTAAACGAGAAATAGTGCCCGTAAAATATTGATCGATCACTGAGCGATTTAAACCAATGGCCTCAAAGATCTGGGCACCATTATAACTTTGAAAAGTCGAGATGCCCATTTTAGAAAAAACTTTATATAAACCCTTATTAACCGCCTTACGGTATTTTTCAAAAATTTCTGGGGTTTTATATTTAGGATCTAAGTAACCTTCGCGTTGCAGATCTTCTAAAGATTCTAAAGCCAAATAAGGATTGATGGCATTGGCACCATAACCAATGAGCAAGGCAAAATGCGACACTTCGCGTGGCTCGCCGCTCTCAACAATGATAGAACAGTAAGTACGCAAACGCTCCTGAATGAGAAAATGATGCAGCCCTGAGGTTGCTAACAGAGAAGGAATGGGGATATGCTTTGCATCAGCGCCTCGGTCACTGATGATAATGAGATTACACTTTTCTTCCAAAATAGCGCGTTTGGCTTGAGCAAACAAATTCGCCAAGGCTTCTCTAAGATTTTTATGAAGTATTTTAGCATCGTCATTTTTTTCAAACAAAATGGGTAAGGCTTTAGACTTAAACCCATTAGTAGCTACTTCACGCAATTTCTCAAGATCCGGGTTAAACAACAGTGGTTCTTTCAAACGAATCCGATGACAATGACTAGAACCCACATCCAGCAAATTCCCCTCTGAACCTAAATAGCCAACGAGCGACATCACCAATTCTTCGCGAATGGGATCGATGGGCGGATTCGTCACTTGCGCAAAGAGTTGTTTAAAATACCAAAAAAGCAACGGGGCTTGGTCTGACAAAACCGCAATGGGCGTGTCGGTGCCCATAGAACCAATAGGCTCCTGACCTGCTTCTACCATGGGCTGGAGGATCATGCGTAAATCTTCGGTGGTGTAACCAAAAATCTTTTGCCGAGTCAGTAAACTGTTAAAATCGGTTGGAGCGCCACTTTGTTTTGCCGCAGGCAGATCTTTAAAATCCACAACCTGACGGACCCATTCATCATAAGGATGGCTTTGCGCCAGTTCTTGTTTAATTTCTTCGTCACTCACCAATCGACCTTTGGCAATATCAACCAACAACATTTTGCCAGGTTGGAGCCTCCCCTTTTGCACCACCTTTTCATCGGGAATATCTAAAACCCCGGTTTCGGAGGCCATAATCAAAACATCATCGCTTGTTACCATGAACCGCGAAGGTCTAAGCCCGTTGCGGTCTAACACCGCGCCAATCACCTGCCCATCGGTAAAGGCCACACAGGCTGGCCCATCCCACGGTTCCATCGTGGTGGCATGGTATTCGTAAAAATTTCTCTTTTTAGGATCCATACCAGGATTACCTTGCCATGCCTCGGGGATGAGCATCAGCATCGCATGAGGCAAGCTTCGCCCTCCCATATGGAGAAGTTCGAGGGCATTATCTAACGAAAATGAATCGCTGCCATCGGGAGTAATGATGGGAAATAATTTTTTGATGTCTGCGCCAAAATATTCTGACTGAAACATTTGTTGGCGAGTAGCCATCCAATTGCGATTACCCTTTAAGGTGTTAATTTCACCATTGTGAGCCAAATAACGATAAGGGTGGGCCAAGCCCCAAGCGGGAAATGTGTTGGTGCTAAATCGCGAGTGCACCAAGGCTAAGGCGCTTTCTAACGCTGGATTTTCAAGATCTGGGAAGTAGTCCTTAAGTTGATCGGCCAACAACATGCCTTTGTAAACCAAGGTGCGACTGCTTAGGCTCACGATAAAAAATAATTTAGCTTGTTTTAAAGTAGAACCATGGATTTCGTGCTCAGCCCGTTTAGAAATTAAATAGAGTTTGCGTTCAAAGGCATCTTGCCCAAGATTTGGCGATTTGTTTTGAATAAAGGCCTGGCGAACCACCGGCTCGACGGCTTTAGACTCTTTGCCCAAATCAGAATTATCGGTTGGCACATCTCTAAAACCCAGCAAGACCTGCCCTTCTTCTTGAATAATATTTGTTAAAATTTGCTCGCATTGCGCACGCTCTTTGGGATCTTGGGGCAAGAAGAGCATGCCCACGGCATAGTTGCCAGGTTCCGGCAAAGAAAACCCCAAGGCCTTTTCTTGTGCCTTGAAAAGGCGATGCGGGATTTGAATAAGAATGCCCGCCCCATCACCGGTTTTAGGGTCACAACCACAGGCCCCACGGTGGGCAAGATTTAATAAAATTTGCACCCCATCGGTAACAATCTTATGAGATTTGCCACCCTTCATGTTGACCACAAAGCCCACCCCACAAGCTTCGTGTTCGAAGCTTGGGTCATAAAGCCCATGATTTTTCAGCTCTTCCTGAATAGGATGCATGACTCATACCTCAACTAATTCCAAAAATTGGGGAACTCGTTTGTTTACTCCCCTTTGTGGGACGTTTTCAAGGCTAAATTCCACGATCGAGGCTGTCATTACTGTCATTGCGAACCCCTTTTAGGGGTGAAGCAATCTCACACATTACGAGAGATTGCTTCGCTGCTGCTCGCAATGACAGTAATGACGAATTAATCCTTAAAATTATTAAACTGGAGTGGCACATTTAATTCATTGGTGCGCAACAAGGCCATCACTTCTTGCAAATCATCTTTTTTCTTGCCTGTCACCCTTAGTTTTTCTTCTAAGATTTGGGCTTGAACTTTAAGCCCTGCGTCTTTGATTTTTTTCACCAAGGCCTTGGCCTTTTCGGTAGGAATCCCTTGTAGAATTTTGACTTCACAACGTAAGGTGCCACCACTGGCCCCCTCGGGCGTGCCAAATTCTAAGGCATTGGGGGCAATGCTACGTTTCACGGCTTTAGCCAATACAATATCTTTGACTGCCTTTAATTTATAATCATCGTCACTGATAATGACGATTTTATCTTTTTCTAAAGTGATTTGGGTTTTAGAACCCTTAAAATCATAGCGATTTTGAATTTCTTTGATCGCTTGATTCACGGCATTATCAAGTTCCTGGTTGTTGACTTCAGACACTGCATCAAAGGATGGCATAGGGGCTCCTAATCAATAGAATTGCGATTAATCTCTTTAACTCCCTTTTCTTTAAATTCAAACACCTCGTCCGCAATACCAGAATTAAAGGCAATGTCTCTAAAAAAATATTGGGTGCGATTCCCCGATTTGTTAAAAAAAACGGCTTGCCTAGTTAAATAACTTTTGCCCTCAAAACCCATCCAAATTTCTTGAAAAGAAGTATCGGGATTCAGGGGGGTAAGCTTTAACCACTTCAACTTAGAGTCTAAGCCCAGCACTTGCTTAAAGGTTTTTTGATCGAGGTTGTCAATTTTAAATTCGCGAGTCAGGTTACCCAAGCCCCCTAAAAAACTCAAGGCCTCGGGGGTTAGATTAGCACGATTCATCTTAACCACACTCACTTGAGTATCGCCGGGTTGGTAAAACCAAATCTTCTTGCCATTGGCCAAATAAATCCTGCCACGGGGGCCGGTGTATTCGATCTTAAATTTATTTTGGCGTTTGAGTTGGGATTTGCCGGTTTTGTTAATCTCTTTTTCTAAAGATTCAATATAGGTGGTTTGCTCAAAAGAAAAAGTCATGTCTTGAATACCCTCATAAACCCTTTGCACGTTTTTACCCAACTCAACTGAGGTTTCGGCATCAAGAGTAAAACTGCAAAACATCAAGCCCATGAATAAAAAAAAATTTATTAACCGTCCCATCATAGTATGGACATATGACATAAGATCATGAGCCGAGACAAGGAAGATGAGCAAAAAGCGCGAAGGCGTAGCTATAGCTACGTTGAGCACTTTTTGCGAAATCTGACGCAGTCGCAGGCCATGAGCTGAAGTCAGATGTCTATACTATGATGGGACGGTTAATATGCCTCTTGATATCATTTGAATTATCTTTTAACACAACACCATTGTCATTGCGAGTGTGAATGAATGGATGCTGGATCCCCGGATCAAGTCCGGGGCAGGCTCGTCCGGCATGACGGCGCTACGTCATCCCGGACCAAGCCTGCCCCGGCCAGCGAGCCGGGGATCCGGGATCCATATATGTATGATAGTGTTAAAATTATGGCTTTAACTAAAATAATTCTCATCACCGGCGCCTCTATGGGGATTGGTGCAAGCCTTGCCAAGGCCTTTGCCAAACCCAATCATCATTTAATTTTAGTGGCCCGCAGTGAAGACAAATTAAAAAAGCTTGCCTCAAGCCTACAAGGGAAATGCGCGAAGGCTGATTATTTTGCAACCGATCTAACTTCAGCCTCAGGTAGGCAAGCCCTTTTAGATTGGTTTACCACTTACTTTCAAGATTTGCATGTCTTGATCAACAATGCAGGCATGGGCATTTATGGGCCTTTAGTGAAAAACGATTTTGATTCAATACGAAAATTGTTCGAACTTAACTTTTTTGCCTGTGTAGATCTCATTCAAAAATTCACCCCTTTTTTATCGGGCCGATCCAAAGCCACGATCATTAATACCTCTTCAATTGCCGGCCACCGTGGGGTGCCGCTCATGAGTATTTATTGTGCCAGCAAGTTTGCCCTCAATGGTTTGGTTGAATCGATCCGCCCTGAACTTAAATCTTTAGGGATTCATTGCTTGAATATTTACCCAGGTGTTACCAATACACCTTTTTCAGAAAATGCCATTGAGCGCGGTTGGCAACCCACCCCGGCTAACAAACGTTTTTCGGATAGCCCTGATAAGGTCGCCCGCAAGACCTATCGAGCTTATTTAAAAGGATCGCGCGAACATTTTATCAACTTCACCAACCCTTGGGTCCGGGGCATGAATTTTATCGCGCCCCGTTTGGTCGATTGGATATTGTCGCGTTTTTATCGTCGTAACTATAGTTAAAATCTAGAGGTCTTTCTATGGCTGACCCTCCTATCCCCTGTCAAAAATTGCCCACGACACGTTCTACAGACGAAATGATTTTTCAAGACCCCTTTGATCCTTGTAAAGCCAGTCCCGTGCCTCCTGCACAACCCGAGTCTCATCCCGATTTTTTCTTACTCATTGATCAACCCACCGACACTCAATTGTCTCTCCTAATGTTTCCTTCTATTCCTCAAACAGATTCTGCCGATCTTGGTAACATAGCCAATAAGGGATTGACCTTCAAAAGCAGTTTCGATCAAATTACTTTACGCTATGTGGGTGCTGACCGAATCCACGACACCTTACATTCAGCCACCCTTACTTGGAGCCACGAACCTCTCAACCAATGGGCAACGGAGCAGGTGGTCACGGCAATGCGTGCTGTATTGCCAGAGGATTTTTTTCTCACCCGACCTGATTGGAAACTGCGTTTAATTACCGGAGGCTATGCCGACTACTTGCAAAAAAAGAATTCTTCTGCGGAAGAAAATAAATCCTTCGCCATTGACGCTGGCTTCTTGGTGGGGGGAAACCTTGATTTTTCTTTCGCTTACTTTGACTCGACACTACTGATTCAATCAAAGTTTCCTATGATTCAAAGTTCGACCGTTAACAAAGAACTGCGCCCTGAAGATTTGTTAACTGAAATTGCCTTAACTTATCATCTTTTCGAAAACCAATTAAGGGTTGGCACACGAGTTTATGTGAATGGCGGCCTCACCATACAAGATTTGTTGTTTAACAATTGGATCTTCACACTAGAAATGGACATCTAAGATTCATGCCCATTGTCCTTCACCAACCCAAAATTCCACCCAACACTGGTAATATTGCTCGCCTCTGTGTGGGCACCCAAACAATTTTACATTTAATTGGGCCTTTAGGTTTTTCGATTGGTGATAAAGAATTAAAACGTGCCGGGCTCGATTATTGGAAAGACCTTACTTGTTTTTACCACGACAATTTTGAGCATTTTTTAAAAAACACTCAGCCCCAACGCATGTTTTTTTATTCTACGAAAGGGCAACGCCCTTACACCCAAGCAACTTATACTGCGAATGATTTTTTAATCTTTGGTTCTGAAACCCAAGGCCTGCCCGCCTCACTATTAAAAAAATATGCTGAACACGTTTACACCATTCCCATGTACGGACCCATTCGTAGCCTGAACCTATCAACCGCTGTAGGCATCGTGCTTTATGAAGCCCTTCGCCAAATTAAGAAATTTTAGAGACCCCTAAGGATGAATTTCATCGTTGGGATCGGCATCAATCGTATCACCCTCCCCATGCGTATAAATCACATCTTTTGCCCCATCGTTAGCTTCAACCTCATCACCATCTTCTCCGGTATGAATCACGCTGCCCCCACCGTGAGTTTGTATGCTGTCTTGACCCTGGGACGTCCAAATTTCAGCCACCCCTCCACCCGCACGGACTTCGTCATCGCCTTCGCAGGTATTGATGAGATGCGCTCCATCCCCTCTTACTTTGACACTATCATTCATATGCCCAGTCGTAATTCTTGTATCGCCTTCACCATAAGAGATTACCGTTAAAGGACAGTTTTGATGACCTTCGACAAAGGCATCGTAAGTATGCTCATAGGTTTTACCTGGACCTACTTTAATAACCCCAGGGCATTCTTCAACCGGTGCCTTAACATCTTTACACGCACCCAGCTCAGGGATGGGAGGTGGAGGCGGTGGAGGTGGAGGTGGAGGTGGAGTTTTGCAACTCCCATCTTGGACTATTGTGGGATAAGCACAATTTTTTGGGATACCCACTTTAACTTTTACGGGATTAGTACCCTTTTGGATTGTTTTTGAATCAATGATAACTTTTTTAGGAATTTTTTCTTCCCCATAGGCCAAAGGATTAAAAATCAATAATAAGGCCAAGAAACCCAGAAAATTCTTCATAGCATACCCCCTTTTGAATTTTCATTATAAGGGTAATTTACAAAAAGGTAAAAAGAATTTGTTTTTTAAAATCTTGCTGATGCCTTTCTTATAACTCATTGCTTTCTCAGGCATAATTATAGACATGTTGCAGCAAATACAATATTCATGCATATTTGCTGGCAATTCGTCTATTGAGATTTCCGATAATTTTAATATAATAGAATAGAATCAGCAAGTTACGTGACGGGTTGCGTCAGAGACTTTGCTGGTGGAGGAGGTAAGTATGTCGAAGTCTTTTACTAAATTAATGGTAGCGGGGTTCTTGGCAACCTTAGCCATGGCAGTCTTTACCCTGTTGGGCCGACATTTCAGCCTACCCATTCACTTTTGGGTTAACACCTTTAGTGATCGGTTTGGGCAAAATACCCTTTATGGTTACCTCGCGTTCTTTGGCGCTGGGGTCATCATGGCGGTACTTTACAGTCGGGCCTTTCATGGGCGGCTTCCGGGCACATCGTATCGCGCTGGGATTCTGTATGGCGTAATGATGTGGCTGGTAAGCGTTGTTGCCATTGCGCCAGCGCTTCACCTTGGATTCTTTTTGGGATCTGCTGCCACAGCGGTAGGCACACTGGCGGCCTATGCGGTGTATGGTGGAATTTTGGGCTATATCCACGACGCTTGAACTTAAGAGACCTTAGAGTTTATTTCGGGGCAATCACCCGGTAGCCCTCCTTGGAATCGATGGGGAGGAAATCTCTTCCTCCCCCATTGATTCTACAATCTACCATAGGGCAAAAATTCTTGCGCCTGGGACCCAAGCCACATCGGTGTTAGGTTGAAACAAGGTTTGTAACCCAGCGGTAAGACCCAACTTAACTTCTTCA
The nucleotide sequence above comes from Deltaproteobacteria bacterium. Encoded proteins:
- the gltB gene encoding glutamate synthase large subunit — its product is MHPIQEELKNHGLYDPSFEHEACGVGFVVNMKGGKSHKIVTDGVQILLNLAHRGACGCDPKTGDGAGILIQIPHRLFKAQEKALGFSLPEPGNYAVGMLFLPQDPKERAQCEQILTNIIQEEGQVLLGFRDVPTDNSDLGKESKAVEPVVRQAFIQNKSPNLGQDAFERKLYLISKRAEHEIHGSTLKQAKLFFIVSLSSRTLVYKGMLLADQLKDYFPDLENPALESALALVHSRFSTNTFPAWGLAHPYRYLAHNGEINTLKGNRNWMATRQQMFQSEYFGADIKKLFPIITPDGSDSFSLDNALELLHMGGRSLPHAMLMLIPEAWQGNPGMDPKKRNFYEYHATTMEPWDGPACVAFTDGQVIGAVLDRNGLRPSRFMVTSDDVLIMASETGVLDIPDEKVVQKGRLQPGKMLLVDIAKGRLVSDEEIKQELAQSHPYDEWVRQVVDFKDLPAAKQSGAPTDFNSLLTRQKIFGYTTEDLRMILQPMVEAGQEPIGSMGTDTPIAVLSDQAPLLFWYFKQLFAQVTNPPIDPIREELVMSLVGYLGSEGNLLDVGSSHCHRIRLKEPLLFNPDLEKLREVATNGFKSKALPILFEKNDDAKILHKNLREALANLFAQAKRAILEEKCNLIIISDRGADAKHIPIPSLLATSGLHHFLIQERLRTYCSIIVESGEPREVSHFALLIGYGANAINPYLALESLEDLQREGYLDPKYKTPEIFEKYRKAVNKGLYKVFSKMGISTFQSYNGAQIFEAIGLNRSVIDQYFTGTISRLEGVGLEVLAKEAYLRHRVAYPQVAMNVAELPVGGQYHFRVRGEYHSWNPESVAIMQRAVRENRYETFKTFSQIINEQNQHLCTLRGLLKFKPQKSIPLAEVEPVSEIVKRFATGAMSFGSISKEAHETLAIAMNRIGGKSNTGEGGEEPERFIPLPNGDSRRSAIKQVASGRFGVTTHYLVNADELQIKMAQGAKPGEGGQLPGHKVDRVIARTRYSTPGVGLISPPPHHDIYSIEDLAQLIFDLKNVNPQARITVKLVAESGVGTVAAGVAKAHADMILISGYDGGTGASPLSSIKHAGIPWEIGLAETQQILVAQNLRSRTAIQTDGQLKTGRDVIIATLLGAEEFGFATAPLVATGCILMRKCHLNTCPVGIATQNPELRKKFTGTPEHVINYFFFVAEEIRELMAQLGFRRLVDMVGRTDVLDVDAAVNHWKARGLDLSPVLYRPRAASEVGTHCQMKQDHGIDKILDHELIAKAQPAIEKGEFVQWEMPIRNIHRTTGAMLSGILAKKYGPQGLPDATIKVKFKGSAGQSFGAFLMSGVEFTVEGDTNDYMGKGLFGGRIIVYPPKDSKFVPEQNIIVGNVLLYGAIRGEAFIRGLAGERFCVRNSGATAIVEGLGDHGCEYMTGGRVVVIGPVGRNFAAGMSGGVAYVLDEQGDFRSKCNLELVALETLDSNDEKFVKQLIMRHEQYTDSTVAKRILKDWDHYLAKFLKVMPTDYKLALKELEEEGETDTKVA
- a CDS encoding YajQ family cyclic di-GMP-binding protein; translated protein: MPSFDAVSEVNNQELDNAVNQAIKEIQNRYDFKGSKTQITLEKDKIVIISDDDYKLKAVKDIVLAKAVKRSIAPNALEFGTPEGASGGTLRCEVKILQGIPTEKAKALVKKIKDAGLKVQAQILEEKLRVTGKKKDDLQEVMALLRTNELNVPLQFNNFKD
- a CDS encoding outer membrane lipoprotein carrier protein LolA, which produces MMGRLINFFLFMGLMFCSFTLDAETSVELGKNVQRVYEGIQDMTFSFEQTTYIESLEKEINKTGKSQLKRQNKFKIEYTGPRGRIYLANGKKIWFYQPGDTQVSVVKMNRANLTPEALSFLGGLGNLTREFKIDNLDQKTFKQVLGLDSKLKWLKLTPLNPDTSFQEIWMGFEGKSYLTRQAVFFNKSGNRTQYFFRDIAFNSGIADEVFEFKEKGVKEINRNSID
- a CDS encoding SDR family NAD(P)-dependent oxidoreductase → MYDSVKIMALTKIILITGASMGIGASLAKAFAKPNHHLILVARSEDKLKKLASSLQGKCAKADYFATDLTSASGRQALLDWFTTYFQDLHVLINNAGMGIYGPLVKNDFDSIRKLFELNFFACVDLIQKFTPFLSGRSKATIINTSSIAGHRGVPLMSIYCASKFALNGLVESIRPELKSLGIHCLNIYPGVTNTPFSENAIERGWQPTPANKRFSDSPDKVARKTYRAYLKGSREHFINFTNPWVRGMNFIAPRLVDWILSRFYRRNYS
- a CDS encoding tRNA (cytidine(34)-2'-O)-methyltransferase, translating into MPIVLHQPKIPPNTGNIARLCVGTQTILHLIGPLGFSIGDKELKRAGLDYWKDLTCFYHDNFEHFLKNTQPQRMFFYSTKGQRPYTQATYTANDFLIFGSETQGLPASLLKKYAEHVYTIPMYGPIRSLNLSTAVGIVLYEALRQIKKF